GCTGAGCTTTACCAAGAAGCTGCGTTCGGCGCTGGTGTATCCCATTGTGCTGGTGCTGATGGTTGTCGCCATCATGATCTTCCTGCTGACCTTTGTGATTCCGCGCTTTTCAGAGCTGTATGAGCAGCTAAATACGCCGCTGCCGGGAATCACGGTCTTTCTGCTGGACCTGGGAAAGAAGGCGCAGACCTATGGAATTTATGTCGCGCTAGCCTTTGCGGCTGGGGCATATGTGTTCTTCCGCTGGTTGAAGACCGATACCGGCAATGCCCTGGTGGACAAGGTGCGTATCCGGCTGCCGCTGGCCGGCCCGGTGTGGCTGAAGTACCAGGTGGCTCTGTTCTCCCGGACTCTGTCGACGCTGTTGACCGGCGGTTTGCCGCTGGTTCCGGCGCTGGAGACAGCGGCCAAGTCGATCAACAGCCGCCAGACGGCGATGGCGGTCTATGCCTCGGTTGGTTCGGTTCGAGAGGGTAAGGGGCTGGCGGTTTCCCTGCGTGGGACGAAGATTTTTCCTGACCTGGCGACGGAGATGATTGAGGTGGGCGAGTCGACGGGCGCGCTGCCGGCGATGTTGAACTCGGTGGCGGAGTTTTTTGAGGAAGATGTGCAGCTTTCCCTGTCGGCCGCGATGAGCCTGATTGAGCCGATTCTTCTGGTCTTTATGGGTATCGTGATTGCCGTTATTCTTATCTCGCTCTACCTGCCGATCTTCTCGCTGGGTGCGGGCGGAATGGGGCAGTAAACACTTGGCAGGAAACGGAGTCCAATAGACCATGGCACAAGCCCCCATCGCGATCCCGCTGCCTGCGGCGAATGGCCTGGAATTGAATGAGGTGGAGCGCGCGCAGATGCTGGCGCGGCGCTATCACGCCGAGTTTGTGGATCTGAAAAACTTCAAGATTCAGCATGAGCTGTTTCGCACGGTGCCGGTGGAACTGATGTTCCGCTACAACTTCGTTCCGCTGGAGCAGAAGACGGATGGCCGGCTGGTGATTGCGGTAAGCGATCCGTCGAAGCTGATGGTGCTGGACGAGGTTGCCTCCCTGCTTTCGGCAAGGCTGATTGCGCGTGTCGCGACACTGTCGCAGATTACCGACCTGCTGAAGAAGAATGAGCAGTCGCAGCGCGTGCTGGAAGAGGCCAGCGAGGGGCTGACCTTCGACGTGATCTCGCTGGAAGACAACCCGGACGAGAACATCTCCATTGAGAAGCTGACCAGCGAGGAAGATATCTCGCCGATTATCCGCCTGGTGGATACGACGATCTTCACCGCGCTGGAGCGGCGTGCTTCGGATATTCACCTGGAGACGTACGACGACTCGCTTCTGGTGAAGTACCGTATCGATGGTGTGTTGACACAGGCCATGGCTCCGATTGCACGCGAGCATCACCAGACGATCCTGTCGCGTATCAAGGTCATGAGCGAACTGGATATTGCCGAGCGGCGCGTGCCGCAGGATGGCCGCTTCCGGGTGCGTTACAAGGGGCGCCTGATCGATTTCCGCGTGTCCATTATGCCGACGGTGCATGGCGAGAATGCCGTGCTTCGCGTGCTGGACAAGGAGTCGATGAGCGAAAAGTTCACCAAGCTGAGCCTGGATGTCGTGGGCTTTGGTGAAGAGGATCTCCGCCGTTTCCGCCGCTACATCAAGGAGCCGTACGGCATGGTGCTGGTGACCGGTCCGACGGGTTCCGGCAAGACGACGACGCTTTACGCCGCATTGAACGAGATCAAGAGCGAAGAAGACAAGATCATCACGATCGAGGACCCGGTCGAGTACCAGATCCGTGGCATCACGCAGATCCCGGTCAATGAGAAGAAGGGGTTGACCTTTGCCCGCGGTCTGCGTTCGATTCTGCGTCATGACCCGGACAAGATCCTGGTGGGCGAAATCCGCGATGCGGAGACGGCGCAGATTGCCATCAACTCGGCGCTGACGGGTCACCTGGTGTTTACGACGGTCCACGCGAACAATGTGGTGGACGTGCTGGGCCGCTTCCTGAATATGGGCGTGGAGCCGTATAACTTCGTCTCGGCGTTGAACTGTATCCTGGCGCAGCGCCTGGTTCGCCAGATCTGCGACTTCTGCGCACACTTTGTCACCTATGACGATGAAACTCTGATCCAGAGCGGCCTGGAGCCGGAGGAGTGGCGCGGGTTCCGTTTCCGCGAGGGAGCGGGATGCATGGAGTGCGGTGGCACCGGCTTCCGCGGGCGTTCCGCGATTCATGAGCTGCTGGAGCTGGATGACGAGATCCGTGAGATGCTGCTGGCCAAGAAACCGGGTTCGGAGATTCGCAAGGTGGCCGGGAATAAAGGTATGGCGTTTCTGCGTGACTCAGCCCTGCAACGCGTGCGTGCCGGTATTACTACCTTGAAGGAGATCAACAAGGTAACCTTTATCGAGGCGACCCGGTAAATCATCGACGCATGTCATTTCTTTCCAAGTTGAGTGGTACCTATCAGCGACCTCGCCTGGCAGCGGAGTTGCGGACGCGGTCTGTGGTTGCGGCTGCGGCCGACGCTACGACGGAGCCGTTGCGCGCTGTGGCTCAGGCGGCGCTGGCCGAGGGTGCTTTGACGCCTTCGCTCAGGATTCCGAATCTTGCTGACCGTGTGGCGGTCGCATCGGCGCTGCGTTCCGCGCTGGAGCGTGTGGCCACGCAGTCGCGCGATGTGACCCTTGTAATTCCTGATGCGACGGCACGCGTGGTGTTGCTGGACTTTGACGTGATGCCTTCGAAGTCAGAGGATGCCGACAGCGTGGTGCGCTTCCGGTTGAAGCGCATGTTGCCGTTTGACGCGGACACGGCCGCGGTGAGCTACCAGGTGATGAACGAGACGAGGGGCAGCGTGAGTGTACTGGCGGTTGCCATGCCTGCGGATCTTCGTAATGAGTACGAGCAGGCTGTACGTGAGGCCGGTTATGAGCCGGGAGCCATGCTGCCCTCGTCGCTGGCTGCCGTGGCGTCGCTTGATCCGGCTGACCCGAAGCCGCAGCTTCTGCTGAATATTGATGAGTCCAGCATGACCACGGCCATTGTGAAGGGTGGTGTGCTGGTGCTGTACCGTACGGTTGAGTTTGCCCACATGGAGGCACTTGCGGCAGAGCCTGCTCCGGTGGCTGAAGACCCGACCTCGGCGCTGGCCGCGATGCAGGCGGATGTGCTGCTGGCGGAGGTGGAGCACCTGAGCCAGACGGATGAGATTGCTCGCGCGATCTCTGTCTCGACCGCATATTTTGAGGACACGCAGGGAGCTCTGCCGGACGAGATTCTGGTTGCCGGCAGCTGGCCTTCGAGCGAGCTGGAAAGAATCGCCGTAGCCACGGTTGGCGACGGCATGAAGCTGCGCGAGATTGTTCGGGTGGAAGATCTGCTGACGACACCTTCGGTGGCCCGCAATCTTCTGGCCGGTGTGAGAGGAGCTCTGAAGGGCTGATGCGTATTCAGATCAATCTCGCGTCGCGGCCGTTTGTGGAGCTTGGGCCGGTCTTCAAGCGGCTGCGCATAGCCATGGCCGCGCTGGGTGTACTGGCGGTGGTGCTGGGCGGTTTGCTGTATCTGGAGTCCGCAAAGGCGGACAAAGCCGAAACGGAACTGGCGAAGCTGCGTAATCACACGTCTGACCTGCAGCGTGAGCGCAGCCGCAATGAGTCCCGGATGCATCAGCCTGTGAATGCGGCGGCGCTGGAGCGGTCGCGCTTCCTGAACGACCTGTTCCTGCGCAAGGGGTTCAGCTGGACGGCCGTGATGATGGACCTGGAGAATGTGCTTCCGGCCGGTGTGCAGGTGTCGTCGATTGAGCCGCAGATTGGCAGCGACGGCGAGGTGCATATTCGCCTGCGTGTGCTGGGCGATCGCGATAAGGCGGTGGACCTGGTGCGCAACCTGGAGCATTCGCGTCGCTTTGCGGGACCGAGGCTGGCGAGTGAGTCCCTGCAGACCAGCGGCAACCAGCCGGCATTTCAGATGGCGGCGATGGGCAACGTGGAGTTCGATATTCTTTCCGGCTATAACCCGCTGGCTCCTCGCACGGAGGCGAAAAAGGACGAGCAGGGCAATGCTCCAAAGCTGGAGAAGCCAGGTTCGCATGCGCCTGTGAAGCCACGCGTGACCTCGCCGTCGAAACCGGCAGCGAAGAACGCAGTGGCTCCGGCGAAGAAGGGAGCGGCGAAACGATGAGCACTCCTGCCGTAACTCCGAATGTCATGACGCGCCGTGTCGCGGCTGCATTGACTCCGCTGAACCTGCATGTCGCGGGTGTGATGGTGCTGGTCGCCGTGAATCTTTACCTGGCGGTACACCTGTTTTTCTCGTGGAACACACTTCGCCAGAGCAGCGGTGAGGCGGTATCGCAACAGCAGGTAGCGTTGAAGACCGCCGACATTGCCGCGCAGCCCTTGCGTGGATTGGACGACAAACTGGCGAAATCGCGCGAGGAAGCGGACAAGTTTGCCGTGGAGCGTTTGCCGTATGCGTATTCGGCTGTTGCCGCCGAGCTTGGCTTGCTGGCCAAAAAGCAGAATGTGCGCCTGACGCGTGTGCAGTACTCGCCAACCGATGCCGCGGATGCGCCTGATCCTGACCTGACCGAGGTCCGCCTGGATGCTACGCTTTCCGGCGACTACCGTCCGCTGGTGCAGTTTGTGAACTCGTTGGAGCGCGATAAAACCTTCTTCCTGATTGGCGCTGTGACCTTTACCGGGCAGACAGGTGGCGGGCAGAACAATTCGCCTGTCGGGTCTGTGGTGAACCTACGGTTGCGCCTGACGACGTATCTGCGGAAGCCTTTGCCGTCTGACACCAGGCAGGAGGCGAAGCGATGAAGGGAAACAAAGAAGAGAAACAGAAGCTCATCGCGGGCGTTATTTTCGGCGTTCTTATCGTGGGCTATCTTGGCTACTTCGTGTGGGACAACTTCCTTAGTTCGCCTCCAGCTACGGCGCAACCCAAGGCTCCGGTGATTCGTGACCTGACGCCCAGCGGGGCATCGCAGGGTCCGTCGCGGCCGGGAAAAACAGCCGCGCCTGCAGCGAAAAAGGTAGGAACGACGGCGGCGCAGCTTGACCCCACGCTGCATATGGAAGCGATGAAGGCTGCCGAGTCGCTGGAGTACTCCGGCTCAGGCAGAAACATCTTCTCCATGAGTTCTGCTCCGCCAGTGGTCAATATTCCAAAGCCCGTTGCCTCGGCTCGTCCGCAGGCCCAGCAGCCTGCATTTACGGCTCCGGTTGGACCGCCGCCGCCCCCGCCGATCAACCTGCGTTTCTTTGGTGTGGCGACGCGTAAGGATGGCCAGCGGCAGGCGTTCCTGCTGCAGGGCGAAGATGTGTTTCTGGCCAAGGCTGGTGATATTGTGGCGCGGCGCTACAAGGTGATGAGCGTGAATGCGACGTCGGCCATCATCGTGGACATGACCAACAACAACCAGCAGACCATTCCCCTGGTGACGCAATGACAAGGCGTTGCGGCAATGAAGAGGGATACCTGCTGGTTGGACTTCTGGTCATCATCTTCATTGTGCTGTTGATGCTTGGCGTGGCTGCACCTGCCACCCTGAAGGCACTGCGTCATGACCAGGAGGTTGAGTCCATGCATCGCGCGCAGCAGTATGAGCGTGCCATCCAGGTCTACTACCGCAAGCTTGGCCACTATCCTGCTTCGATTGACCAGTTGGAGAACTCCAACAACATGCGCTTTCTGCGCCGCCGCTACACGGACCCGCTGACAGGGAAGGATGACTGGCGGCTGATTCATTTTGGCGAGACGAAATCGAAGATCAAGGGGTTCTTTGGCCAGCCGCTGGCGCCCACCGGCGGCGGCTTGGGAGCGGCTTCGGGTATGGGATCGGGGCTTGGTGCCTCGACGACATCGACCGGGGCGACAGGGAGTACGGGATCGACCGGCAGCACCAGCCCGTTTGGCGGGATCGGCAGCCAGAGCGCGTCCAGCCTGAAAGGGACCGGTGGTGTGATCGTCGGTGTGGGTACGTCGAAGACCGGAGCGTCGCAACTGGCGATCAACGGCGACGAGACGCACTATGAAGACTGGGAGTTTGTGTACGATCCGCGGATTGAGCAGTTGCGTGCGCAGGCAAGTCTGCTGGGCGGCTCAGCGGGCAGTGGCTCTTTGGGAAGTCTCGGAGCGACGGGATCGACCGGTGCGACGGGTTCTACAGGTTCAACCGGAAGTACGGGAACCACGACACTACCCTGAGAATCAGGCTGGAGCGGGAGACCGGGATCGAACCGGCGACATTCAGCTTGGGAAGCTGACGTTCTGCCACTGAACTACTCCCGCTCGCTGGAGATGATTATAGAGCAGCCGTTTACAGGATAGAACAGGAACGCTTTCTTCCGTCTGGGTTGGCGTGGCTGCGAGGGCGTAATCTTTAAGAGATAGGAGAGTTATGTCTCACGAACTGGGAGCGATCCGCGGGGCAATTCTGGCGGGAGAGCGCATGGATGTTTCTGCTGCCCGCTGGCTGTGGGAGCACGCCACCGATGCGGAACTGCAGGAGCTCAGCACGGTTGTTCGCGACCGCTTTCATCCGCAGCATCGTTGCACGTACATGATCATGCGGATCATCAACTATACGAACGTTTGCGTGGCGCAGTGTGATTACTGTGCGTTTTATAAGCTGCCCGGGCAGGAGGGCGGTTATGTGATGGCGCAGGACGAGGTCTTTGCCAAGCTGGACCAGTTGCTGACGCTGGGTGGCGACCTGGCGGCGTTCAACGGCGGCTTCAATCCGCATCTGCCGCTGAATTATTACTGCGATCTGTTCCGCACAATCCGCGAGCGTTATGGTGATGAACTGGAGTTTTATGCGATGACCATCGCGGAGTTCATGTACCTGGCCGATCATGCGAAGTTGAGCTTTGATGAGGCCGCGGCACGCTTCAAAACTGCCGGTGTGCGGTGGATTACCGGCGGCGGCGCGGAGATTCTTACCGAGGAGTTCCGCAGGCGGCACAGCAAGTTCAAGTACACGGTCAGTGAATACTTTGAGGCACAGCGCGCGATTCTGCGGGCCGGGTTGAAAACAACCGCGACGATGGTCATCGGTTTTGACGAGACGATTGAAGAACGGTTGGAGCACCTGGAGCGTGTACGCGCGTTTCAGGACGAGACCGGCGGTATTGCCAGCTTCCTGTGCTGGACCTTCAAGCCATACTTCACGCAGATTGGCGGTATCGAGATCTCGACGCAGGAGTATCTGCGTCACCTGGCCCTGAGCCGCATCTTCCTCGACAATGTGCCTCGCATCCGCACCTCGGTATTGACGCAGAACGATCGCGCGCTGGAGGGGCTGACGTATGGAGCCGATGACTTCGATCTTCCGATTGAAGATGAGGTAACGCAGAAGGCCGGTGCAACCATAAGCCTGGACTTTGACCGCATCCTCAATGTTGCCCGGCAGCTTGGCTATCAGCCGGAGTACCGGCATGTGGCGACCGGGGCACGCGTCGCAGGTTGAAGAAATCTCCTCTGCCGGGGCAGATGCAATATCCGCCCGGCAGAGACCCGTTCATGGACGGGGTACGTCACTTACTCTACCGTGACGCTCTTGGCCAGGTTGCGTGGCTGGTCCACATCGCAACCGCGTTCGACTGCGATGGAATACGCCAGCAGTTGCAGCGGGATGACCTCGAGGATAGGCAGCAGCAGTTCCGGCGCCGATGGAATGTAGATGGTATGTTCCACGAGCCTGGAGATCTCGGTATCGCCTTCGCAGGCAATGGCGATGACACGGCCGTTGCGCG
Above is a genomic segment from Terriglobus tenax containing:
- a CDS encoding radical SAM protein — protein: MSHELGAIRGAILAGERMDVSAARWLWEHATDAELQELSTVVRDRFHPQHRCTYMIMRIINYTNVCVAQCDYCAFYKLPGQEGGYVMAQDEVFAKLDQLLTLGGDLAAFNGGFNPHLPLNYYCDLFRTIRERYGDELEFYAMTIAEFMYLADHAKLSFDEAAARFKTAGVRWITGGGAEILTEEFRRRHSKFKYTVSEYFEAQRAILRAGLKTTATMVIGFDETIEERLEHLERVRAFQDETGGIASFLCWTFKPYFTQIGGIEISTQEYLRHLALSRIFLDNVPRIRTSVLTQNDRALEGLTYGADDFDLPIEDEVTQKAGATISLDFDRILNVARQLGYQPEYRHVATGARVAG
- a CDS encoding PilN domain-containing protein, with translation MRIQINLASRPFVELGPVFKRLRIAMAALGVLAVVLGGLLYLESAKADKAETELAKLRNHTSDLQRERSRNESRMHQPVNAAALERSRFLNDLFLRKGFSWTAVMMDLENVLPAGVQVSSIEPQIGSDGEVHIRLRVLGDRDKAVDLVRNLEHSRRFAGPRLASESLQTSGNQPAFQMAAMGNVEFDILSGYNPLAPRTEAKKDEQGNAPKLEKPGSHAPVKPRVTSPSKPAAKNAVAPAKKGAAKR
- a CDS encoding type II secretion system F family protein, which codes for MTEFVIKLADERGRVQEQVHAAATAEELRLRFAQAGYLVYSVKPRSVLASGRKKKIKLDIFLIFNQQFLTLIRAGLPILGSLDLLTAGQKDLNLKAQLEDVAARVRTGESLSTAFEAQTGVPIIYTTTLLAGERSGNLEEVLQRFVDFQRMSLSFTKKLRSALVYPIVLVLMVVAIMIFLLTFVIPRFSELYEQLNTPLPGITVFLLDLGKKAQTYGIYVALAFAAGAYVFFRWLKTDTGNALVDKVRIRLPLAGPVWLKYQVALFSRTLSTLLTGGLPLVPALETAAKSINSRQTAMAVYASVGSVREGKGLAVSLRGTKIFPDLATEMIEVGESTGALPAMLNSVAEFFEEDVQLSLSAAMSLIEPILLVFMGIVIAVILISLYLPIFSLGAGGMGQ
- a CDS encoding GspE/PulE family protein: MAQAPIAIPLPAANGLELNEVERAQMLARRYHAEFVDLKNFKIQHELFRTVPVELMFRYNFVPLEQKTDGRLVIAVSDPSKLMVLDEVASLLSARLIARVATLSQITDLLKKNEQSQRVLEEASEGLTFDVISLEDNPDENISIEKLTSEEDISPIIRLVDTTIFTALERRASDIHLETYDDSLLVKYRIDGVLTQAMAPIAREHHQTILSRIKVMSELDIAERRVPQDGRFRVRYKGRLIDFRVSIMPTVHGENAVLRVLDKESMSEKFTKLSLDVVGFGEEDLRRFRRYIKEPYGMVLVTGPTGSGKTTTLYAALNEIKSEEDKIITIEDPVEYQIRGITQIPVNEKKGLTFARGLRSILRHDPDKILVGEIRDAETAQIAINSALTGHLVFTTVHANNVVDVLGRFLNMGVEPYNFVSALNCILAQRLVRQICDFCAHFVTYDDETLIQSGLEPEEWRGFRFREGAGCMECGGTGFRGRSAIHELLELDDEIREMLLAKKPGSEIRKVAGNKGMAFLRDSALQRVRAGITTLKEINKVTFIEATR
- a CDS encoding type IV pilus biogenesis protein PilM, with the translated sequence MSFLSKLSGTYQRPRLAAELRTRSVVAAAADATTEPLRAVAQAALAEGALTPSLRIPNLADRVAVASALRSALERVATQSRDVTLVIPDATARVVLLDFDVMPSKSEDADSVVRFRLKRMLPFDADTAAVSYQVMNETRGSVSVLAVAMPADLRNEYEQAVREAGYEPGAMLPSSLAAVASLDPADPKPQLLLNIDESSMTTAIVKGGVLVLYRTVEFAHMEALAAEPAPVAEDPTSALAAMQADVLLAEVEHLSQTDEIARAISVSTAYFEDTQGALPDEILVAGSWPSSELERIAVATVGDGMKLREIVRVEDLLTTPSVARNLLAGVRGALKG
- a CDS encoding type II secretion system protein, translating into MTRRCGNEEGYLLVGLLVIIFIVLLMLGVAAPATLKALRHDQEVESMHRAQQYERAIQVYYRKLGHYPASIDQLENSNNMRFLRRRYTDPLTGKDDWRLIHFGETKSKIKGFFGQPLAPTGGGLGAASGMGSGLGASTTSTGATGSTGSTGSTSPFGGIGSQSASSLKGTGGVIVGVGTSKTGASQLAINGDETHYEDWEFVYDPRIEQLRAQASLLGGSAGSGSLGSLGATGSTGATGSTGSTGSTGTTTLP